One window of the Hippoglossus hippoglossus isolate fHipHip1 chromosome 9, fHipHip1.pri, whole genome shotgun sequence genome contains the following:
- the rab11fip1a gene encoding rab11 family-interacting protein 1 isoform X4, translated as MSLVDQSQKWFPTSVQVTVHQARSLRVKGKNGTNDSYAIMQVAKDKFSTSVAEKSVAPVWKEEASFDLPLFHPGNAERCTLHVIVMHRAQVGLDKYLGQAVINLLDLHDDRSRTKTDWFKLVDKSGKADKVRGEVLLDIQFMRNNMSASMFDLSMQDKPRSRISKLKDKVRGKKKDSFSDSASAIVPSVSQVLTDSDGEADAQSLNQSPGVKKKSKLKSLFAPKSNLQRNISQSMSTLGTLPEKNSSLSGSRSSGLNVDSPEVKKKFKFLGHKRSGSSDSKVSQGPFSLLGRSKQSNSDQNNFCINGSHVYTEETEPKSGSTLSLNSSGQGSVEDVHKHTSDASASSSRSVADPTPTSRHESTDRAILEQQRHQQEEERRQAEERHIAEVKRVEEEEKYRADARRLQEEEERRYQEEQERNRKFLEDEARRKKQREEEEEEKRKQEEEHRMRYAAENQNLEEERRKSEEQKRQEEASMSDRLSTLFGMIRKKEEKKEEVQQQTKEELPETAPRSDSSSLDQPISHHSTNPFEDIPLSSNESPADPQKSSRNPQTPSAMVFLNRTAKVSAVKPRPHPVKPLTSVESQHATSTQTGKEIKVRDSTPGKIKVADPLGSGPYTQLTQGELITMVVKQQTDLSKKDAKIVELEEYIDNLVVRVIEEKPSILQALNATKQV; from the exons GTGGTTTCCCACCAGCGTCCAGGTAACGGTGCACCAGGCTCGAAGCCTGCGCGTCAAGGGGAAGAATGGCACCAACGACTCCTACGCCATCATGCAGGTGGCCAAAGACAAGTTCTCCACCTCGGTGGCCGAGAAAAGCGTCGCTCCGGTGTGGAAGGAGGAGGCTTCGTTCGACCTGCCGCTCTTCCACCCGGGAAACGCCGAGCGATGCACCCTGCACGTCATCGTGATGCACCGGGCACAGGTGGGACTGGACAAGTACCTGGGTCAAGCTGTGATCAACCTCCTGGATCTACACGACGACAGGTCCCGCACAAAGACCGA ttgGTTCAAGCTGGTGGACAAGTCTGGAAAAGCAGATAAGGTGCGAGGGGAAGTGCTGCTAGATATACAGTTCATGAGAAACAACATGTCGGCCAGCATGTTTGACCTGTCTATGCAAGACAAACCACGCTCACGCATCTCCAAGCTGAAGGACAAAGTCCGTGGAAAGAAGAAGGACAGCTTCTCTGACTCTGCCTCAGCCATCGTTCCCTCTGTCAGCCAGGTCCTCACTGACAGTGACGGAGAGGCTGATGCTCAGTCACTCAATCAGTCTCCAGgagtgaaaaagaaatccaaGCTCAAATCCCTCTTTGCACCTAAATCCAACTTGCAGCGTAACATTTCACAGTCCATGTCTACACTGGGGACTCTTCCTGAGAAGAACTCATCTCTTAGTGGCAGCCGCTCATCTGGCCTCAATGTAGACTCACCTGAAG TGAAGAAGAAATTCAAATTCCTGGGACACAAGCGATCAGGCAGCTCTGACAGCAAGGTGTCTCAGGGTCCTTTCTCCCTACTGGGTCGCTCCAAGCAGAGCAACAGTGACCAGAACAACTTTTGCATCAACGGCAGTCATGTGTACACAGAGGAGACGGAGCCAAAGAGTGGATCTACTCTCAGTCTGAACAGCTCAGGCCAAGGCTCTGTGGAAGATgtccacaaacacacctcaGATGCCTCTGCAAGTTCCTCCAGAAGTGTAGCtgaccccacccccacctccaggCATGAATCAACAGACAGAGCTATACTGGAGCAACAACGCCatcaacaggaggaagagagacggCAGGCAGAAGAGAGGCACATAGCCGAAGTAAAgagggtggaggaagaggagaaatacAGGGCAGATGCCAGGagactgcaggaggaagaggagcgcaGATATCAAGAGGAAcaggagaggaacagaaaatTCCTTGAGGATGAAGCAAGGAggaagaaacagagggaggaggaggaggaagagaaaagaaagcaaGAGGAAGAGCATAGGATGCGATATGCAGCGGAGAATCAGAATCTTGAGGAGGAGCGTCGCAaatcagaggagcagaaacgACAGGAGGAGGCCTCCATGAGTGACAGGCTGTCAACTCTGTTCGGAATGATcagaaagaaggaggagaaaaaagaggaggtgcagcagcaAACTAAAGAGGAGTTGCCTGAAACAGCCCCTCGCAGTGACTCAAGCAGTCTTGATCAACCGATCTCCCACCACTCCACTAACCCATTTGAAGACATTCCTCTCAGCAGTAATGAAAGTCCAGCTGATCCTCAGAAATCCAGCCGTAATCCTCAAACCCCATCAGCCATGGTCTTCCTCAACCGCACTGCCAAAGTGTCTGCAGTCAAACCCAG GCCTCATCCCGTGAAGCCCCTGACCTCAGTTGAGAGCCAACATGCCACCAGCACCCAAACTGGGAAGGAGATAAAGGTCCGGGACAGTACACCGGGGAAGATTAAG GTGGCAGACCCGTTAGGAAGTGGACCTTACACTCAGCTCACCCAGGGGGAGTTGATCACAATGGTGGTGAAGCAGCAAACAGACCTGTCCAAGAAGGACGCAAAAATCGTGGAGCTGGAAGAGTACATCGACAACCTGGTGGTGCGAGTCATCGAGGAGAAACCCAGTATCCTGCAAGCCTTAAACGCCACCAAGCAAGTGTAA